The Musa acuminata AAA Group cultivar baxijiao chromosome BXJ2-2, Cavendish_Baxijiao_AAA, whole genome shotgun sequence genome has a segment encoding these proteins:
- the LOC135605479 gene encoding small ribosomal subunit protein mL104 (rPPR9)-like, with amino-acid sequence MWRPPRPPPLRYFLRRLLPGPSPSRSRSRSRSLSLSHSPFPPFCHPIPLPFFPSTIRSFSSSSSSASAVAYSDLARSISADLVKLSSPADPSSSVLDLPGHFSLHFSDVRFNTRLLAEVLDLSRAAGRSAVDLYRWIVRHRSFTPSDESLSFLVHFLGRRNDFKAVYDLFSEFRRAVGPLSFRAALDRLVRAGRAAEALRFFDAAPADLGIRRDRSALSSLVATLTEHGFPGYAERAVKRYANEVFPDEEICTALIRGWCAAGKLEEARRLMGEILRGGFELGTPAYNAILDCVCRLCRKKDPLRLQPEAEKILFEMESSGIPRDAETFRVLITNLCKIRKTEDALKLFRKMSGWGCSADAETYLTLIRSLFQAARVSEGDEMVEWMRSAGFGDKLDRKAYFGFIKILCGIERVEHAVKVFRLMKGYGHAPGVKTYSLLIEKLAMHSQSDRANALFSEAVARGVPVTPKVYKVDKRYVKVKEKKVKKRLTLPEKTKMKRRRLKMLRLSFVKKPRLMRKMT; translated from the coding sequence ATGTGGCGACCCCCACGCCCGCCGCCCCTCCGCTActtcctccgccgcctcctcccTGGCCCCTCCCCCTCCCGTTCCCGTTCCCGTTCCcgttccctttccctttcccattCCCCATTCCCGCCTTTCTGCCATCCGATCCCTCTTCCATTCTTTCCCTCGACCATCcgatccttctcctcctcctcctcctcagcatCCGCCGTCGCCTACTCCGACCTTGCCCGCTCCATCTCTGCCGATCTCGTCAAGCTCTCCTCCCCGGCCGATCCTTCTTCCTCTGTCCTCGACCTGCCCGGCCACTTTTCCCTTCACTTCTCTGATGTCCGCTTCAACACGCGGCTCCTTGCTGAGGTCCTCGACCTCTCCCGCGCCGCTGGCCGCTCCGCCGTCGACCTCTACCGCTGGATCGTCCGCCATCGCTCCTTCACCCCCTCCGATGAGTCCCTCTCTTTCCTCGTCCACTTCCTCGGCCGTCGCAATGACTTCAAGGCCGTCTACGATCTCTTCTCCGAGTTCCGTCGCGCAGTCGGCCCCCTCTCCTTCCGCGCAGCCCTCGACCGCCTCGTCCGCGCCGGCCGCGCCGCCGAAGCGCTCCGTTTCTTTGATGCCGCTCCTGCAGATCTCGGCATCCGCCGTGACCGCTCCGCCCTCTCCTCCCTGGTCGCCACCCTCACTGAGCACGGATTTCCTGGCTATGCTGAGCGTGCGGTGAAGCGCTACGCCAACGAGGTCTTCCCAGACGAGGAGATCTGTACTGCTTTGATCCGGGGGTGGTGCGCTGCCGGGAAGCTTGAGGAGGCCCGCCGGCTTATGGGAGAAATCCTCCGGGGAGGGTTTGAGCTCGGAACACCTGCCTATAATGCGATCTTGGATTGTGTTTGTCGGCTTTGCCGGAAGAAGGACCCACTTCGACTGCAGCCAGAGGCTGAGAAGATTCTCTTCGAGATGGAATCATCTGGTATCCCTCGTGATGCCGAGACCTTCCGCGTGCTCATCACCAATCTGTGTAAGATCCGGAAGACTGAGGATGCCTTGAAACTGTTTAGGAAAATGAGCGGATGGGGGTGCTCAGCTGATGCAGAGACCTACTTAACCCTGATCAGGAGCTTGTTTCAGGCTGCTCGGGTATCCGAGGGGGATGAGATGGTTGAATGGATGCGGTCGGCCGGTTTCGGGGATAAGCTTGACAGGAAAGCCTACTTTGGATTTATCAAGATCTTGTGTGGAATCGAACGGGTGGAGCATGCAGTGAAGGTGTTTCGGTTGATGAAAGGATATGGTCATGCTCCTGGGGTTAAGACTTATAGTTTGTTGATAGAGAAGTTGGCTATGCACAGTCAGTCTGACAGGGCAAATGCCCTCTTTAGTGAGGCAGTGGCACGTGGGGTGCCGGTGACACCTAAGGTATATAAAGTTGATAAGAGGTATGTGAAGGTGAAGGAGAAGAAGGTGAAGAAGAGGTTGACGTTACCAGAGAAGACGAAAATGAAAAGGAGGCGGCTTAAAATGCTGAGATTGAGCTTCGTGAAGAAGCCGAGATTAATGCGGAAGATGACTTGA
- the LOC135605480 gene encoding COBRA-like protein 1 isoform X1, which translates to MDLSSSISTVRRHTSKIAPLASTPVLFILLSSLASTAEAYDPLDPNGNVTIKWDVMQWAPDGYVAVVTIFNFQQYRHIQAPGWMLGWTWAKKEVIWSMVGGQATEQGDCSRFKGNIPHCCKKDPSVVDLLPGTPYNMQIANCCKGGIISSWVQDPANAASSFQISVGAAGTTNKTVRVPKNFTLKSPGPGYTCGAAKIVKPSRFVSQDGRRTTQALMTWNVTCTYSQFLAQKTPTCCVSLSSFYNDTIVNCPTCSCGCQNNITQPGSCVEGDSPYLASAINGPGKSSFTPLVQCTSHMCPIRVHWHIKLNYREYWRVKIAITNFNYRMNYTQWNLVIQHPSFDNLTQIFSFNYNSLTPYGGINDTAMLWGIKYYNDLLMQAGPYGNVQSELLFRKDPSTFTFQKGWAFPRRIYFNGDNCVMPPPDAYPRLPNDSPQLKGSLCLPVIILWATLTWLLIYVR; encoded by the exons ATGGACCTGAGCTCCTCCATCTCCACAGTTAGGAGACACACATCAAAGATCGCACCTTTGGCTTCTACCCCGGTGTTGTTTATACTCCTCTCGTCCCTCGCTTCGACGGCAG AAGCTTACGATCCGCTAGACCCGAATGGGAACGTAACAATCAAATGGGATGTTATGCAGTGGGCGCCAGACGGCTATGTC GCCGTTGTTACGATATTCAATTTCCAGCAATATCGCCACATCCAGGCACCTGGGTGGATGCTCGGATGGACATGGGCAAAGAAGGAGGTGATCTGGTCTATGGTAGGAGGGCAAGCAACCGAGCAGGGTGATTGCTCAAGGTTTAAAGGGAACATTCCACATTGCTGTAAGAAGGATCCATCCGTTGTTGATCTGCTTCCTGGAACTCCATACAACATGCAAATTGCCAACTGCTGCAAGGGGGGCATAATTAGTTCGTGGGTTCAGGATCCCGCCAATGCCGCAAGTTCATTCCAGATCAGTGTGGGTGCAGCAGGCACAACCAACAAGACTGTCCGTGTGCCCAAAAACTTCACTCTGAAGTCTCCCGGCCCCGGGTATACATGTGGAGCTGCAAAGATTGTAAAACCTAGTAGGTTTGTCTCGCAAGATGGAAGAAGAACCACCCAAGCTCTGA TGACATGGAACGTTACATGTACATACTCCCAGTTTCTTGCTCAGAAGACACCTACATGCTGTGTATCACTTTCATCCTTTTACAATGATACGATTGTCAATTGCCCAACATGCTCCTGTGGATGCCAGAATAACATAACCCAACCGGGTAGCTGCGTGGA GGGAGATTCGCCGTATTTAGCTTCTGCAATCAACGGTCCTGGAAAAAGCAGTTTTACACCTTTGGTCCAGTGCACATCACATATGTGCCCAATAAGAGTGCACTGGCACATCAAACTTAACTACAGGGAGTATTGGCGCGTAAAGATTGCAATAACAAATTTCAATTACCGCATGAATTACACACAGTGGAACCTCGTTATCCAGCATCCCAGCTTTGACAATCTCACTCAAATCTTCAGTTTCAATTACAATTCACTGACCCCATATGGAGGCATAA ATGATACTGCAATGCTTTGGGGCATCAAATACTACAATGACTTGCTGATGCAGGCAGGACCCTATGGAAATGTACAATCAGAACTTCTGTTCCGAAAGGATCCATCAACCTTCACCTTCCAGAAAGGATGGGCTTTTCCGAGGCGAATATATTTCAACGGCGATAACTGTGTCATGCCGCCTCCAGATGCATATCCAAGGCTACCAAACGACAGCCCTCAACTCAAAGGGTCTTTATGTCTTCCGGTGATCATTCTTTGGGCCACTTTGACTTGGCTGCTGATTTATGTTCGATAG
- the LOC135605480 gene encoding COBRA-like protein 1 isoform X2, translated as MDLSSSISTVRRHTSKIAPLASTPVLFILLSSLASTAEAYDPLDPNGNVTIKWDVMQWAPDGYVQYRHIQAPGWMLGWTWAKKEVIWSMVGGQATEQGDCSRFKGNIPHCCKKDPSVVDLLPGTPYNMQIANCCKGGIISSWVQDPANAASSFQISVGAAGTTNKTVRVPKNFTLKSPGPGYTCGAAKIVKPSRFVSQDGRRTTQALMTWNVTCTYSQFLAQKTPTCCVSLSSFYNDTIVNCPTCSCGCQNNITQPGSCVEGDSPYLASAINGPGKSSFTPLVQCTSHMCPIRVHWHIKLNYREYWRVKIAITNFNYRMNYTQWNLVIQHPSFDNLTQIFSFNYNSLTPYGGINDTAMLWGIKYYNDLLMQAGPYGNVQSELLFRKDPSTFTFQKGWAFPRRIYFNGDNCVMPPPDAYPRLPNDSPQLKGSLCLPVIILWATLTWLLIYVR; from the exons ATGGACCTGAGCTCCTCCATCTCCACAGTTAGGAGACACACATCAAAGATCGCACCTTTGGCTTCTACCCCGGTGTTGTTTATACTCCTCTCGTCCCTCGCTTCGACGGCAG AAGCTTACGATCCGCTAGACCCGAATGGGAACGTAACAATCAAATGGGATGTTATGCAGTGGGCGCCAGACGGCTATGTC CAATATCGCCACATCCAGGCACCTGGGTGGATGCTCGGATGGACATGGGCAAAGAAGGAGGTGATCTGGTCTATGGTAGGAGGGCAAGCAACCGAGCAGGGTGATTGCTCAAGGTTTAAAGGGAACATTCCACATTGCTGTAAGAAGGATCCATCCGTTGTTGATCTGCTTCCTGGAACTCCATACAACATGCAAATTGCCAACTGCTGCAAGGGGGGCATAATTAGTTCGTGGGTTCAGGATCCCGCCAATGCCGCAAGTTCATTCCAGATCAGTGTGGGTGCAGCAGGCACAACCAACAAGACTGTCCGTGTGCCCAAAAACTTCACTCTGAAGTCTCCCGGCCCCGGGTATACATGTGGAGCTGCAAAGATTGTAAAACCTAGTAGGTTTGTCTCGCAAGATGGAAGAAGAACCACCCAAGCTCTGA TGACATGGAACGTTACATGTACATACTCCCAGTTTCTTGCTCAGAAGACACCTACATGCTGTGTATCACTTTCATCCTTTTACAATGATACGATTGTCAATTGCCCAACATGCTCCTGTGGATGCCAGAATAACATAACCCAACCGGGTAGCTGCGTGGA GGGAGATTCGCCGTATTTAGCTTCTGCAATCAACGGTCCTGGAAAAAGCAGTTTTACACCTTTGGTCCAGTGCACATCACATATGTGCCCAATAAGAGTGCACTGGCACATCAAACTTAACTACAGGGAGTATTGGCGCGTAAAGATTGCAATAACAAATTTCAATTACCGCATGAATTACACACAGTGGAACCTCGTTATCCAGCATCCCAGCTTTGACAATCTCACTCAAATCTTCAGTTTCAATTACAATTCACTGACCCCATATGGAGGCATAA ATGATACTGCAATGCTTTGGGGCATCAAATACTACAATGACTTGCTGATGCAGGCAGGACCCTATGGAAATGTACAATCAGAACTTCTGTTCCGAAAGGATCCATCAACCTTCACCTTCCAGAAAGGATGGGCTTTTCCGAGGCGAATATATTTCAACGGCGATAACTGTGTCATGCCGCCTCCAGATGCATATCCAAGGCTACCAAACGACAGCCCTCAACTCAAAGGGTCTTTATGTCTTCCGGTGATCATTCTTTGGGCCACTTTGACTTGGCTGCTGATTTATGTTCGATAG